In a genomic window of Magnolia sinica isolate HGM2019 chromosome 14, MsV1, whole genome shotgun sequence:
- the LOC131225350 gene encoding metalloendoproteinase 3-MMP-like codes for MAPKQCSSLVTCALLHLIMLLFLPLLIESHSTHQHQHQNQQPFKSLQGCHKGQTVKGLNAIKQYLEMYGYLPHHHNNNTSGGDDDTFDDILESAVKTYQLNYHLNVTGILDSKTLQDMSLPRCGVPDIVDGHTSMRSGKNRHLGSTTHHTVAHYTFFNGRPRWPSSKTQLTYGFLPGVQVIGTQDLRSACSRAFDRWARVSHFTFQETQDYRSADLKIGFFRGDHGDGAPFYGPGNAIAHAFAPTRGWFHFDADEKWGTNQASDAFDVESVAVHEIGHLLGLGHSSVGGAIMYPSISMGVRKVNLHGDDVQGIKTLYNLN; via the coding sequence ATGGCACCCAAACAATGTTCTTCTCTTGTAACATGCGCCCTTCTTCATCTTATCATGCTTCTCTTCCTCCCTCTTCTCATTGAATCTCATTCCACTCACCAACATCAACACCAAAACCAACAACCCTTCAAGTCCCTACAAGGATGCCACAAAGGCCAGACCGTCAAAGGCCTCAATGCAATCAAGCAATATCTTGAGATGTATGGTTACCTCCCTCACCATCACAACAACAATACCAGTGGCGGTGACGACGACACATTCGACGATATCCTGGAATCAGCTGTCAAAACATACCAACTCAACTACCATCTCAATGTCACTGGCATACTTGATTCCAAGACGCTGCAAGACATGTCGTTGCCAAGATGTGGTGTCCCAGACATCGTAGATGGACATACATCGATGCGATCTGGGAAGAATCGTCATCTTGGATCCACCACACACCACACAGTAGCCCATTACACCTTCTTTAATGGCCGACCGAGGTGGCCTTCTTCCAAGACACAACTCACCTATGGTTTCCTCCCTGGAGTTCAGGTCATTGGGACACAGGACCTGAGGTCTGCCTGCTCACGTGCTTTCGATAGGTGGGCGAGAGTAAGCCATTTCACGTTCCAGGAAACTCAAGATTATAGGTCCGCTGATCTTAAGATAGGATTTTTTAGGGGAGATCACGGTGATGGGGCTCCTTTCTATGGGCCTGGCAATGCAATTGCACATGCATTTGCACCTACCAGGGGCTGGTTTCATTTCGATGCAGATGAGAAGTGGGGAACTAACCAAGCTAGTGATGCCTTTGATGTGGAATCCGTTGCAGTGCATGAGATTGGACATTTACTTGGACTTGGGCACTCTTCAGTGGGGGGTGCTATAATGTACCCTTCCATTAGCATGGGAGTGAGGAAAGTGAATCTGCATGGGGATGATGTACAGGGTATTAAAACCCTGTATAATCTGAACTGA